One segment of Triticum aestivum cultivar Chinese Spring chromosome 2A, IWGSC CS RefSeq v2.1, whole genome shotgun sequence DNA contains the following:
- the LOC123189335 gene encoding pentatricopeptide repeat-containing protein At1g09900 encodes MLSSPSPPTLCTLLLLPSPPPSFSGHPRHPRRTSLSRPRSSNPNAPSFAKPKPDPPPPPPRRLHAEDRRLSSLVHRGDLDAALRVVESSPCPPDVLLANKLVRDLCRRGRLNDAARVVEACGSAATAVTYSALADGYCRVGRLDEARRVVDGMPVRPSAYAYNPLIHALCVRGQVTDALVVLDGMLSRGCPPDVVTYNILLEATCKGSGYRQAMELIDLMRAEGCTPTNVTYNVIMDGMCREGDVDGARELLKNLPSHGCTPNTVNYNTILKGLRTAGRWADVEELIDEMFRENCPPSEATLSVVITSLCQQQGLLQQAIRLLDKMSKHECTANIATYNAVISALCEQGHVANALELLVKMESHGCKPKTTTYNILVKALCNGDCWEDVEELMPKTSQTDQPQDISPFNTLIGILCQKGLTLKAMEVFKQMPKKGCYPDSVTYNTLIDGLAKTGNMEQSLELLNEMGNKGFNSEVKYELLAEFLDEEDKVEEAIQVVHKLQDTGISPHAVLYNTILLGLCRNGKTDHAIDIFADMVSDGCMPDESTYVILIDGLAHEGYMKEARELLSKLSARDVVVENLTNNDASLFDQNIHTS; translated from the coding sequence ATGCTTTCGTCGCCATCTCCTCCCACCCTctgcaccctcctcctcctcccctcaccCCCTCCCTCCTTCTCCGGCCACCCCCGCCACCCGCGCCGCACATCCCTAAGCCGCCCACGCAGCTCCAACCCCAACGCGCCGAGCTTCGCCAAGCCCAAACCCGACCCACCCCCGCCTCCGCCGCGCCGTCTGCACGCTGAGGACCGCCGCCTGAGCTCGCTCGTCCACCGCGGCGACCTCGACGCGGCGCTCCGCGTCGTCGAGTCTTCTCCCTGCCCGCCCGACGTCCTGCTCGCCAACAAGCTCGTCCGCGACCTCTGCCGCCGGGGCCGCCTCAACGACGCCGCGCGCGTCGTTGAGGCGTGCGGCTCGGCGGCCACGGCCGTCACGTACAGCGCCCTGGCCGACGGGTACTGCCGCGTGGGGAGGCTCGACGAGGCGCGCCGCGTCGTGGACGGCATGCCCGTGCGCCCCAGCGCGTACGCCTACAACCCGCTCATCCACGCGCTGTGCGTGCGCGGCCAGGTCACGGACGCGCTCGTGGTGCTCGACGGTATGCTCTCCCGGGGTTGCCCCCCTGACGTCGTCACCTACAACATCCTCCTTGAGGCGACGTGCAAGGGCAGCGGGTACAGGCAGGCCATGGAGCTGATCGATCTGATGCGCGCCGAGGGGTGCACGCCAACCAACGTGACATACAATGTTATCATGGACGGGATGTGCAGGGAAGGCGATGTGGACGGCGCCCGTGAGTTACTGAAGAACTTGCCTTCTCACGGGTGCACGCCAAATACCGTCAACTACAACACTATCTTGAAAGGTTTGCGCACGGCCGGGCGGTGGGCGGACGTTGAGGAGCTTATAGACGAGATGTTCAGGGAGAATTGTCCCCCGAGTGAAGCAACTCTCAGTGTGGTCATCACTTCCTTGTGTCAACAACAAGGATTGCTCCAGCAGGCGATTAGGCTTCTCGACAAAATGTCAAAGCATGAATGCACGGCAAATATTGCCACTTACAATGCTGTCATCAGTGCCCTTTGTGAGCAAGGCCATGTGGCTAATGCCTTGGAGTTACTAGTGAAGATGGAATCCCATGGTTGCAAACCTAAGACCACTACCTATAACATTCTAGTGAAGGCTTTGTGCAATGGTGATTGTTGGGAGGATGTTGAGGAGCTAATGCCGAAGACGAGCCAAACTGATCAACCTCAAGACATTTCGCCATTCAATACGCTCATTGGCATCTTGTGCCAAAAAGGGTTGACGCTGAAGGCCATGGAAGTATTTAAGCAAATGCCCAAGAAAGGCTGCTATCCTGATTCAGTCACTTACAATACACTAATAGACGGGCTTGCGAAAACTGGCAACATGGAGCAATCCCTTGAGTTGTTGAATGAAATGGGCAACAAAGGATTCAACTCAGAGGTAAAATATGAGCTGTTGGCTGAGTTTCTGGATGAAGAGGATAAAGTTGAAGAGGCAATCCAGGTGGTTCATAAACTGCAAGATACAGGCATATCACCCCATGCTGTTCTCTACAATACAATACTCTTAGGGCTTTGTAGAAACGGCAAAACAGATCATGCTATTGATATTTTTGCTGATATGGTGTCTGATGGTTGCATGCCTGATGAATCAACTTACGTTATACTCATTGATGGTTTGGCACACGAAGGCTATATGAAGGAGGCAAGAGAATTGTTAAGCAAGTTGAGCGCTAGAGATGTCGTCGTTGAAAATTTGACCAACAATGATGCTTCGCTGTTTGATCAAAATATCCACACTTCTTGA